The DNA region GGGATTGACTATCGAAGCATTCAGTCAACTGGCCTTAAAATCCGAAACCCCTCCCAGGATCGCCGGGCGCTGTACGGTCTTTGCCAAAACGGACATGATTCACTTGCAGCAGGAAGCCACCCCGGATTATGACATCATTGCCGGCTTATGTTTTGCCGTGGCCCGAAACCTGAAAAGCAATATCGCCAAAGGGAAAAATATCCTCAAACCGGTTTCCTTTCAAGGGGGGGTGGCTGCCAATCAAGGGGTGCGGCGGGCCTTTTCCGAAGTCCTGGAACTTAAAGAGGGCGAGTTGGTTATTCCTGAACATTTCTTTTCCATGGGGGCCATAGGCGCTTCTTTGATTGTCCGGGAAGACTCCTCAAGAATTAAGGAATTCTCCGGGCTGGGACCCTTGGAGGATTATATTCAAACCCAATCCGTAGAAGCCCGGCGGTTGGAGGCCTTATCCTTACGGGAGGACTACCGCCAGCCCTTTTCAACCGCCCAGGCCCCTGACCCGGGCGAGGGAGAAAAAATAGAGGCTTACCTGGGGGTCGATGTGGGGTCGATCAGCACCAATGTTGTGGTGATCGACCAGGCCATGAAGGTCTTGTCGAAACAATATCTGATGACGGCCGGCCGGCCTTTGGAAGCCATCCGACAGGGTCTGGCGGCAGCCGGAAAAGAAGTCGGAGACCGGGTCGTCATCAAAGGGGCCGGTACCACCGGTTCAGGCCGTTATCTGACCGGGGATTTTATCGGGGCCGATATCGTCCGAAACGAGATCACGGCCCAGGCCACGGCCGCCGCAGCCATTGACCCGAAGGTGGATACCATCTTTGAGATCGGCGGACAGGACTCCAAATATATCAGTCTGGAGAACGGGGCCATTGTCGATTTTATGATGAACAAGGTCTGTGCCGCCGGGACCGGTTATTTCCTTGAGGAGCAGGCCGAGAAACTGGGTATTTCTATCAAAGGGGAATTCGGTGCCCTGGCCCTGGAATCGGAAAGTCCGGTCCGCCTCGGGGAACGCTGTACGGTCTTTATGGAATCCGACCTGGTTCACCATCAGCAACAGGGTCTGGATAAAAAGGACCTGGTGGCCGGACTGAGTTACTCGATCGTTGAAAACTATTTAAACAAGGTCGTGGAAGACCGCCGGATCGGCAAGCGGATCTTTTACCAGGGGGCCACCGCTTCGAATAAAGGGATCGTAGCCGCCTTTGAAAAAGTAGTCGGCCGGCCCATTACCGTACCGGAACATAACGACGTCACCGGGGCCATAGGCGTGGCCATATTGGCCCAGAGGGAAAAAACCTGGGATCAAAGCCGCTTTAAGGGCTTCGATCTGGCCCAGACCGAGTATCAGATCTCTTCTTTCGAGTGTAAGGGCTGCCCCAATCAATGCGAGGTCAAGAAGGTTTCTATTGAAGGAGAAAAACCCCTTTTCTACGGCAGCCGCTGTGACAAGTACGACCTGGATACTAAAAAAATCGTTTCCCAGGCCATGCCGGATCTCTTTGCCGAAAGAGAAACCTTGATGGCCGGTCGGATTGAAGACCAAAATCCCGGCGGCAAAAAAGGTAAAATTGGCATCCCCAGGGCCATGTTTTTCAGGGAGCTCCTGCCCTTTTTCCGCACTTTTTTTACCCACCTCGGTTTTGAAGTGGTCATTTCCGGTCCCACCAACAAATCCATCATCCATCAGGGCGTGGAATCCATGGCCGCGGAAACCTGTCTGCCCGTCAAGGTGGTCAACGGCCATATCCTGGACCTGATCCAGCAGGGGGTCGACCGGATCTTTCTGCCCAGTATCGTAGACTTGAAATCCAACAACCCCGATTACCAGCAGGGGGTGATCTGTCCTTATGCCCAAACCCTGGCCTATACGGTCCATTCTTCCATCAACTTCAAAGCCAAAGGGGTTCAGGTTATCCAACCGGTCCTTTATTTCGGTCGAGGAGAAAAGGCCTTAAAAAAGGGTTTGAGGTCCATGTGCCATTCCTTAGGAATAAACTCTTTTCTGATCTCCGGAGCCATGAAGAAGGCCGTGGCCGCCCAGGAGGCCTTTTATCAAAAACTGCTCAAACGGGGCGAAGAGGTCCTGGCCGCCCTGGGACCGGAAGACATCGCCATGGTAGTGGTCAGCCGCCCTTATAAC from Deltaproteobacteria bacterium includes:
- a CDS encoding CoA activase; its protein translation is MSMLHLGMDIGSVSTNTVVLNEKGEILKEDYRRTKGQPLETALSVLTEFLSELPENQLGSIAFTGTAGKKVADLLKVPFVNEIIAQARAVDRFHPEVRTIIEMGGEDSKLILLSAEEGGRLVIQDFAMNTLCAAGTGSFLDQQAHRLGLTIEAFSQLALKSETPPRIAGRCTVFAKTDMIHLQQEATPDYDIIAGLCFAVARNLKSNIAKGKNILKPVSFQGGVAANQGVRRAFSEVLELKEGELVIPEHFFSMGAIGASLIVREDSSRIKEFSGLGPLEDYIQTQSVEARRLEALSLREDYRQPFSTAQAPDPGEGEKIEAYLGVDVGSISTNVVVIDQAMKVLSKQYLMTAGRPLEAIRQGLAAAGKEVGDRVVIKGAGTTGSGRYLTGDFIGADIVRNEITAQATAAAAIDPKVDTIFEIGGQDSKYISLENGAIVDFMMNKVCAAGTGYFLEEQAEKLGISIKGEFGALALESESPVRLGERCTVFMESDLVHHQQQGLDKKDLVAGLSYSIVENYLNKVVEDRRIGKRIFYQGATASNKGIVAAFEKVVGRPITVPEHNDVTGAIGVAILAQREKTWDQSRFKGFDLAQTEYQISSFECKGCPNQCEVKKVSIEGEKPLFYGSRCDKYDLDTKKIVSQAMPDLFAERETLMAGRIEDQNPGGKKGKIGIPRAMFFRELLPFFRTFFTHLGFEVVISGPTNKSIIHQGVESMAAETCLPVKVVNGHILDLIQQGVDRIFLPSIVDLKSNNPDYQQGVICPYAQTLAYTVHSSINFKAKGVQVIQPVLYFGRGEKALKKGLRSMCHSLGINSFLISGAMKKAVAAQEAFYQKLLKRGEEVLAALGPEDIAMVVVSRPYNGFDPGINLNIPKKLKDLGVLAIPMDFFPLDQKSETEEPRHHYWRFGQKILGAAEILKKNPKLYGIYVTNFSCGPDSFILHFFRDVLKGKPYLEIEIDEHSADAGVVTRLEAFLDSLKNSKEAPFPPLKKRSSSRIPSGNHRRIYIPPMTDHTYAVAAAYKACGVEAEVLPDS